A DNA window from Zingiber officinale cultivar Zhangliang chromosome 3A, Zo_v1.1, whole genome shotgun sequence contains the following coding sequences:
- the LOC122050228 gene encoding pollen-specific leucine-rich repeat extensin-like protein 3 translates to MGVKPIGQGQTLYGAAGTSGSQTPMAPLEAPTSAALVIPTPTVFTVPPAVPPTYPTPPPPVPTTYQVPPPPVPTVYQAPPPPVPTAHLAPAPTAAVAPHAVPPPTVPPAAPTYADPVVPPMVPAPAYAAAPGIPPPAYPAVPLVVPAPMVPPVPVAAPTHHTDIVAA, encoded by the coding sequence ATGGGGGTTAAGCCtatcggtcagggacagactcttTACGGTGCTGCGGgcacgtcgggctctcagaccccgatggctcctttagaggcaCCTACCTCGGCTGCACTCGTTATACCCACTCCTAcagtatttacggtaccaccagcgGTACCACCGACATACCCGACACCGCCACCACCAGTGCCTACGACGTACCAGGTACCACCACCACCAGTGCCTACGGTGTACCAGGCACCACCGCCACCAGTGCCTACTGCACACCTGGCACCAGCACCAACAGCAGCAGTTGCTCCACATGCGGTACCcccacctaccgtacctccagccgcACCCACCTATGCTGACCCTGTAGTGCCACCAATGGTACCTGCCCCAGCCTATGCAGCAGCACCCGGGATACCTCCCCCGGCCTATCCAGCGGTACCACTTGTAGTACCAGCTCCAATGGTTCCACCAGTTCCTGTAGCTGCCCCTACTCATCACACTGATATAGTTGCGGCATGA